GTTTGAAGTAGCTTGAAACAGAGTTATTCTGAAAGGGACAGCTGCATTGCCCTCCCGTGCATACCCCGTACTCCCCACAGAACGTCGGGAAAGCACAGTTGTAACTGTCAGGAAATATATTAATCACATCAGACACGACAGTCCACTTTGCTTCAGTGTCAGACCATTCGTACAGCATGAGGTGCCCGTCAGATTCAAATCTCATGTACTGGGCAGACTTGGCTGCTGGCAACGTGATGCCTGAATCTGGGTTTGGTGGCGTGGACTCTACAAAGATGCTGAGGCTACCGTTTGTAAAGGTAACCTGCGTTGAATGGTTTCCTGTCTTGTTTTTGTCCACCAGTTGCGAGAAGTAGGGCTGTGGTGGTGTGGATTCAACATAAGCATACCATCCATTGGATACAACAGTCATGTACAGCTGATTCTGAGTCCAGTTTGTTGCAGATGTGTTTGCAGTGAGCCTCATgcccatagtcacaaagttcctgggtcgaccgggtcgaggaacggggtcgagggtcgagggtcgtcactttataaaattgtggtacgaagggggtatacctctatggaacgataaattattatgtggaacgcAACTCTGATTCATCcgggtcgatatcttcgggtcgatgcgtctttaaaaagacaaaaactatatatatatgtgctactaatgaagaaactaatctgcacaagcatataagaaacatacaAAATAGTACATCTAGATCATACTACACGTACTCAGCTTattatctaacaaaaaccacatcaATCCTCTATCAATAACcttcttatcccaattaaatctgctagcaatggggctACGACCCATTTCAAACCGGGAcgcgatccaaccttgaatgggacactgaccctctttgaccccgaccctcgaatcggaacggcgttcccgggtcgtgggacgaggcatcgaccccgaattctGTGACTATGCTCATGCCTTCCATCAGTGACTGCCCAGGGACCATTGCAtcagtcggatgatcaaacgaCTGCCATACCGTTGCATTCCTCTGATCATACAGCACCAGGTTGCCGAGCTCTGTGATCGCCATACCAGCAATAGTCCTGCCTGCAGTTCTGCTTGACCAGACAAGGCTGCCATCAGCATCACGGAGGATCAGGTTGCCATCCCCAGAAAGCTCGAGGGTAGCATTTTCCTTGACAGGGTGGAATCGGTTGGCGGACCAAACCACCTGAGGAAGACCATTGTTTGGCAGAGTGATCCTGCCGCCGCTGTTGGTGTAGACGATGAAAACGGCGAAGATGAAAGTGCCGGTATCGCAGGGTGCAGTGGGACAAAAGAACCCTGCAGCGAAGGATGGACCATAGAGTGTTTTTGGTGACCGGAGGACAATGGCCCGGACGACTGAGCCGTCGCTATAGGTGACGCTGTGCTCGAGGGAGTTGTTGTTGGTCCACGGTGTGGAGAAGTTAGCTGTCGGGTAGTCGAAGGGCTGCCCGGTGATCAATGGACTTGCAGTTACAagcaggaggaagaggagaagatTGGAAGGAGCCATGGCGCAGCTGCTACTTGAAAGGAAAGTGGAGACGGTAAGGGTGAGttctctttgacgagcaagaaAGCTGGGGACTAGGCTTTCACTTTTGAAGAGATGAGTTTACAGCGAAGAactcacctgaccacaagcacGATGGCGCTGCTGCGATCGCCGGACTCGCCGCCGGCAAGTGCCTGGGCGCCGAGCTGGCCGTCAACCAGTCTCCGTCCTCCTCTGCCTCTTCTCCGAATGGAAGAGCTGAGGCTGAGCACCATAGCATGTGCACGCGGTGTTTTGGTAGCTGGATTGGTTTGACTAGTTCAAAAAGTCTACGTCGTCAACAACCTCCGCGTTTCCTTCCTTGCTTCGTCCTCAGCTCCTCGCCCATTGTTTACGGTGTATCCAGTGTCTGACGTTTCGCTTGCTGTTTTGGGCGTATTTTAAGCCATTCGTACAACACTCCAAATTGCATATCTCGGTATCTGCGTGAGCTATACATTACAAGCCACAAGTATTATAATAAGTTGGGTTTTGTATGTTAATATTGGAATGTAAAAAATTCGGTACAATTTCAGTTGAAACTATGAGAAATCTGACGGAGAAATCTTACATTATTGAATTCTTTTTGACGCCACAGTTGCTTTGAATACGAACGGGACAATTTATAGAATTGTGGCCAAGTTTCACATGTATCTTATTACAGGGA
This sequence is a window from Panicum virgatum strain AP13 chromosome 7K, P.virgatum_v5, whole genome shotgun sequence. Protein-coding genes within it:
- the LOC120639998 gene encoding EP1-like glycoprotein 2, giving the protein MVLSLSSSIRRRGRGGRRLVDGQLGAQALAGGESGDRSSAIVLVVSSCAMAPSNLLLFLLLVTASPLITGQPFDYPTANFSTPWTNNNSLEHSVTYSDGSVVRAIVLRSPKTLYGPSFAAGFFCPTAPCDTGTFIFAVFIVYTNSGGRITLPNNGLPQVVWSANRFHPVKENATLELSGDGNLILRDADGSLVWSSRTAGRTIAGMAITELGNLVLYDQRNATVWQSFDHPTDAMVPGQSLMEGMRLTANTSATNWTQNQLYMTVVSNGWYAYVESTPPQPYFSQLVDKNKTGNHSTQVTFTNGSLSIFVESTPPNPDSGITLPAAKSAQYMRFESDGHLMLYEWSDTEAKWTVVSDVINIFPDSYNCAFPTFCGEYGVCTGGQCSCPFQNNSVSSYFKLIDGWKPNAGCDPLIPISCQEMQHHELLTLTDVSYFV